In one Culex quinquefasciatus strain JHB chromosome 2, VPISU_Cqui_1.0_pri_paternal, whole genome shotgun sequence genomic region, the following are encoded:
- the LOC6036743 gene encoding zinc finger protein 34, translating to MASNPDGDPQFCEVFIKSEPMETEQQQSTTSSVPEEPKSFSFEAITKEELIIEDKDDEGCNLRPRKKVGLLYRPDGTIDCEECGKNVLDYKAYLQHSRRHRNLQEGKYRCKLCKKIFADRGDLTKHNRRIHSEVKGKKGPTPEEKATQATEEDVDPESRVIEENGTFKCPECSKTFKKRILAVTHIERHDNLRKGSIKCSICGKCFASKSALLPHERAHNPATKVPAARSASPLPVMRNGFPAFKCPECNKVFDKRKPYFKHARRHNAIKKGEHQCPICGVVLGFQSELNKHLAYHEVNGPEPSKSKTPYVKAEVATAEQSDLICKICGKFVRNKFSLERHVKRHEALEKGEFQCSLCGQYFSTSFALLNHERRHGEPNAAEQDSDSNKEAVSTVSSEEMTLSEAIISKTVAKPRKLILKKIIIKKEGE from the exons ATGGCCAGCAATCCGGACGGGGACCCGCAATTTTGCGAAGTTTTCATCAAATCGGAACCGATGGAAACAGAGCAGCAGCAAAGCACGACATCATCGGTGCCGGAAGAGCCCAAATCATTCAGCTTTGAAGCAATCACAAAAGAGGAACTCATCATAGAGGACAAGGACGATGAAGGCTGCAATCTGCGGCCAAGAAAGAAAGTTGGGCTGCTTTATCGCCCGGACGGAACGATTGATTGCGAGGAATGTGGTAAAAATGTCCTGGATTACAAGGCGTATCTTCAGCACTCCCGAAGACACAGGAACCTACAGGAGGGCAAGTACCGGTGCAAACTGTGCAAGAAG ATTTTTGCGGATAGAGGCGATCTCACTAAACACAATCGAAGGATCCACAGCGAGGTAAAGGGGAAGAAGGGACCAACGCCGGAGGAAAAGGCGACACAGGCAACCGAGGAAGATGTGGATCCTGAAAGTAGAGTAATCGAAGAAAATGGCACTTTTAAGTGTCCGGAGTGTAGTAAGACATTCAAAAAGCGAATTCTAGCCGTTACTCATATCGAGAGACACGACAACTTGAGAAAAGGATCGATCAAGTGTTCGATTTGTGGAAAG TGTTTTGCCAGCAAATCAGCCCTTCTTCCACACGAGCGTGCCCACAATCCAGCGACGAAGGTGCCCGCTGCCCGAAGCGCGTCTCCGTTGCCGGTGATGCGAAATGGTTTCCCTGCCTTCAAGTGTCCCGAGTGCAATAAAGTGTTTGACAAACGGAAGCCCTACTTTAAGCACGCAAGGAGACACAACGCCATCAAAAAGGGAGAGCACCAATGTCCCATATGTGGCGTGGTGCTCGGCTTCCAATCCGAACTGAACAAACACTTGGCCTACCACGAAGTAAATGGACCGGAACCCAGCAAATCCAAGACACCATACGTGAAAGCCGAAGTTGCCACAGCTGAGCAGAGTGACTTGATCTGCAAAATATGTGGCAAGTTTGTTCGGAACAAATTTAGCCTCGAACGACACGTGAAGCGGCATGAAGCTCTGGAAAAGGGAGAATTCCAGTGTTCTCTTTGTGGCCAG TACTTTTCGACGAGTTTCGCACTTTTAAATCACGAGCGAAGACATGGAGAGCCCAATGCAGCAGAACAAGATTCTGACAGCAACAAGGAAGCAGTATCGACCGTTTCGAGCGAAGAGATGACTCTATCGGAAGCCATTATCAGCAAGACCGTAGCGAAGCCACGAAAATTGATTCTTAAGAAAATTATTATTAAGAAGGAAGGTGAATAA
- the LOC6036742 gene encoding zinc finger protein 26 — translation MDPKSSVSALCRVCMKTTKESKSDNIYRSSSDPDQPNLYEMLGAICPPAFPGANERHETKVSSGLPSVVCLICKSGVVAAYEIHRKCIETDRKLREMVVVKQEVLDEDEEGDEVEQETVVVHADPLVHMEEDHDDKDGILSDVDFQGADSDESYHEKPRRGRRKKTVTVPAKPSSGKIKNKRTCELCSVVFKTIKEMKGHMRTDHPGDVFGCEVCDDVFVDETKFEEHKISHTSERPHECSYCKEKFRSLTDLKYHTMNHTNDHPFRCSVCGKGFPKKHALQYHMLRHTGEKPFVCQQCPSKFYSKGELKMHMVTHTLEKNHVCDVCGNRFTKNTSLMKHVRRVHAGLRPFPCSLCTLKFDNAHHLKRHMRTHTGEKPYKCAYCDRAYAQSNDLVKHSKIHVGQNPYACDRCDAAFRLMTELRNHYKVHFQPGDQSEANATSALVKKHESKAGKEQVEFTSMATLNRRFEQEMQRKESEQQQQLQQLQQQQQLQPADAPVNFGLNFSSRFYVCVTMCFFSSPLVWNLDGHRPQTNALSEVCRRFSTTMQNNMGQLCRVCMKSAPPDTSQNIYAPLADPSQPNLHRMLASVCAPVFSCSEDSNNQDSKESLGLPKIVCAPCKQSVLDAYKLHMKCIETDRRLWEMIRVKQELHIDDDEDRVLPESSDDPLLEEQEECSLKEEVEDDDSDEVWMEPAEDSNDDEGNSRKKAGKKPRPYCPRKHRCESCTDVFTSIRVLKQHIIEQHPEKAYKCCMCDKAFFNEALLSSHMLGHTTGKGRECHVCQARFKSYSGLKAHLNTHSGSLFMCSVCDKKFTSKHTLEVHIQRHAGKKPFSCSQCPMRFVTRAEVRVHGATHNKVQNHVCDVCGSRFTRKVSLVNHVKVVHAGVRPHPCMLCPLKFSTSDHLKRHMRTHTGEKPFKCAYCDRAYAQSGDLVKHSKIHVGENPYACDRCDAAFRLITELRNHYTVHYQSDERQSDKDKPLVFTSQATLERRFEQEKLLGGQSGKGESNRCD, via the exons ATGGACCCAAAATCGAGTGTTTCCGCGCTGTGTCGTGTCTGTATGAAGACCACCAAGGAGAGCAAATCGGACAACATCTACCGGTCGTCGTCCGATCCGGACCAGCCGAATCTATACGAGATGCTTGGTGCGATCTGCCCTCCGGCATTCCCCGGAGCAAACGAGAGGCACGAAACGAAGGTTTCCTCCGGATTGCCCAGCGTCGTCTGTTTGATCTGCAAGTCGGGCGTCGTGGCCGCCTACGAGATTCACCGGAAGTGTATCGAAACCGATCGGAAGCTACGGGAGATGGTAGTGGTTAAGCAGGAAGTGCTGGACGAGGATGAGGAGGGCGATGAAGTGGAACAGGAGACGGTGGTGGTTCACGCGGACCCGCTGGTTCATATGGAGGAGGACCATGACGACAAGGACGGGATACTGTCCGACGTGGATTTTCAAGGGGCAGATTCGGACGAAAGTTATCACGAGAAACCACGAAGAGGGCGGAGGAAAAAGACGGTGACGGTGCCGGCAAAGCCTTCCTCGGGTAAGATCAAGAACAAGCGAACTTGCGAGCTGTGCTCGGTCGTGTTCAAGACGATCAAAGAAATGAAGGGCCACATGAGAACGGATCATCCTGGCGATGTTTTTGGCTGCGAGGTTTGTGACGACGTTTTTGTGGACGAAACTAAGTTCGAGGAGCACAAAATCAGTCACACGTCGGAGCGACCACATGAGTGTAGCTATTGCAAGGAAAAGTTCCGGTCTCTTACGGATCTCAAGTACCATACGATGAATCACACCAATGATCATCCGTTCCGATGCTCTGTGTGCGGAAAAGGGTTCCCTAAGAAACACGCACTGCAGTATCACATGCTTCGGCATACCGGAGAGAAGCCCTTCGTCTGTCAGCAGTGTCCTTCGAAGTTCTACTCCAAAGGAGAGCTCAAAATGCACATGGTCACTCACACGCTGGAAAAGAATCACGTTTGCGACGTCTGCGGAAACCGATTTACCAAGAATACCTCACTGATGAAGCATGTCAGACGAGTTCACGCTGGATTACGGCCGTTCCCCTGCAGTCTGTGTACCTTGAA ATTCGACAACGCTCACCACCTGAAGCGGCACATGAGAACCCACACCGGAGAAAAGCCGTACAAATGTGCATACTGTGACCGGGCGTACGCCCAGAGTAACGATCTGGTCAAGCACAGCAAGATCCACGTCGGACAGAATCCGTACGCGTGCGATCGGTGCGACGCGGCCTTCCGGCTGATGACCGAGCTGCGCAACCACTATAAGGTTCACTTCCAGCCGGGCGATCAGAGCGAAGCCAACGCAACCAGCGCGCTGGTCAAGAAGCACGAAAGCAAAGCCGGCAAGGAGCAGGTCGAGTTCACCAGTATGGCCACGCTGAATCGGCGGTTTGAGCAGGAAATGCAACGGAAGGAGAGTGAACAACAGCAACAGCTACAGCaacttcagcagcagcagcagctacaACCTGCGGATGCTCCGGTGAACTTTGGACTGAACTTCTCGTCGCGGTTTTA CGTATGCGTCACCATGTGCTTCTTCAGTTCGCCCTTGGTGTGGAATCTGGACGGACACAGGCCGCAAACGAACGCCTTGTCCGAAGTGTGCCGAA GATTCTCGACAACAATGCAGAACAATATGGGACAACTTTGTCGCGTGTGCATGAAGTCCGCACCACCGGACACCTCCCAAAACATCTACGCACCGCTGGCCGATCCGAGCCAGCCGAACCTTCATCGAATGCTTGCCAGTGTTTGCGCTCCAGTTTTCTCGTGTTCCGAGGATTCGAACAATCAGGACAGCAAGGAATCGCTCGGATTACCGAAGATCGTGTGTGCCCCTTGCAAGCAAAGCGTTCTGGACGCTTACAAACTGCACATGAAATGTATTGAAACCGATCGACGCCTGTGGGAAATGATTCGGGTTAAGCAGGAGCTACACATCGATGATGATGAAGATCGAGTGCTACCGGAAAGCTCGGATGATCCGCTGTTGGAGGAGCAGGAGGAATGCTCTCTGAAAGAGGAAGTTGAGGATGACGACAGCGATGAGGTTTGGATGGAACCAGCTGAGGATTCCAACGACGATGAAGGAAATAGCCGGAAGAAAGCTGGGAAGAAGCCAAGACCGTACTGCCCTAGGAAGCACAGATGCGAGAGTTGCACGGATGTCTTTACCTCGATTCGGGTACTCAAGCAGCACATCATAGAGCAACATCCAGAAAAGGCATACAAATGTTGTATGTGCGATAAGGCCTTCTTCAACGAGGCGCTGCTCAGCAGTCACATGCTTGGGCACACAACCGGAAAGGGTCGGGAGTGCCACGTTTGCCAAGCCCGATTCAAGTCGTATTCCGGACTGAAGGCCCACCTCAACACACACTCCGGATCGCTGTTTATGTGTTCGGTTTGCGACAAAAAATTTACCAGCAAACACACCTTGGAAGTGCACATTCAGCGACATGCCGGCAAGAAACCATTCAGCTGCAGTCAATGTCCGATGCGATTCGTGACCAGAGCGGAAGTTAGGGTCCACGGCGCTACGCACAACAAGGTGCAGAATCACGTTTGCGACGTCTGCGGTTCAAGATTCACGCGGAAGGTGTCACTCGTCAACCACGTCAAGGTTGTCCACGCTGGTGTACGACCCCATCCTTGTATGTTATGCCCTCTGAA ATTTTCCACCTCAGATCACCTGAAACGGCACATGCGAACCCACACCGGGGAAAAACCGTTCAAATGTGCCTACTGCGACCGGGCGTACGCCCAAAGCGGCGATCTGGTCAAGCACAGCAAGATCCACGTCGGGGAAAATCCGTACGCGTGCGATCGGTGCGACGCGGCCTTCCGGCTGATAACCGAGCTGAGGAACCACTACACCGTGCACTACCAGTCGGATGAGCGCCAGAGTGACAAGGACAAACCTTTGGTGTTTACCAGCCAGGCGACGCTGGAAAGACGCTTCGAGCAGGAAAAGTTACTCGGTGGACAGTCCGGAAAGGGGGAGAGTAACCGTTGTGATTAG
- the LOC6036741 gene encoding gastrula zinc finger protein XlCGF57.1, which yields MDILERTNLASLCRICLKKLGRAGSENIYSASSGTQGGPNLYGMLRTICVPVFGTEEHQDIKASSEVPRSVCSGCRRRVVSAYELYQDCIETDRKLRELFVVKQELLQDSDNDDGGLLVEAKALVELENEEDDDKDGIGTETLLEEMHCEDPDDRDKIVKKSSSSCKRTCPLCSKVFKTIREMKTHMKEAHLDEVFGCGTCDEVFLEDKLRQEHELTHTTDRPYECSFCKEKFRSGTDLRYHTMNHTNDHPFRCSECGKGFPKKYALQEHMLRHTSDKAFVCGLCPSRFHTKGELKKHMVTHTLERSHVCDICGNRFTTNASMMKHVRRVHTGERRFHCNLCTLKFDNAYLLKRHMRTHTGEKPYKCAYCDRAYAQSNDLVKHSKTHVGENPYACDRCDAAFRLMTELRNHYKVHFQPGDPSSVVGDKKVAEPVQFTSVATLNRRFEKEKQRGKQEMC from the exons ATGGACATCCTAGAACGAACCAACCTGGCGTCGCTCTGTCGAATCTGCCTGAAGAAGCTCGGTCGGGCAGGTTCGGAGAACATCTACTCGGCGTCGTCCGGCACTCAAGGCGGCCCGAACCTGTACGGTATGCTGCGAACGATATGCGTACCGGTGTTTGGCACTGAAGAACACCAGGACATAAAGGCGAGCAGCGAAGTGCCTCGCAGCGTATGTTCCGGGTGTAGACGGCGCGTTGTGTCCGCGTACGAGCTGTACCAGGATTGCATTGAAACAGATCGGAAGCTCAGGGAGCTGTTCGTGGTGAAGCAGGAACTACTTCAGGACAGTGACAACGATGACGGCGGGTTGTTGGTCGAGGCTAAGGCTTTGGTTGAATTGGAGAACGAGGAAGATGATGATAAGGATGGTATTGGTACGGAGACTTTGCTGGAGGAAATGCATTGTGAAGATCCGGATGACCGTGACAAAATAGTTAAGAAATCTTCCAGCTCGTGTAAGAGAACTTGTCCGCTGTGTTCCAAGGTATTCAAAACTATTCGTGAGATGAAGACCCACATGAAGGAAGCTCATCTGGATGAAGTCTTTGGTTGCGGAACGTGCGACGAAGTATTTCTGGAAGATAAGCTGCGACAGGAGCACGAACTCACGCATACAACGGATCGACCATACGAATGCTCGTTTTGCAAGGAAAAGTTCCGGTCCGGCACAGATCTGCGGTATCACACGATGAATCATACCAACGATCATCCCTTCCGGTGTTCGGAGTGCGGCAAGGGGTTTCCGAAGAAGTACGCCCTCCAAGAGCACATGCTTCGGCACACTTCGGACAAGGCGTTCGTTTGCGGCCTGTGTCCGTCCAGATTCCACACCAAGGGCGAACTGAAGAAGCACATGGTGACGCATACGCTGGAACGAAGTCACGTTTGCGATATCTGCGGTAATCGGTTCACCACAAACGCCTCGATGATGAAACACGTGCGTCGAGTGCATACAG GCGAACGCCGGTTTCACTGCAATCTCTGCACTCTGAA ATTCGACAACGCGTACCTTCTGAAGCGTCACATGCGAACCCACACCGGGGAAAAACCGTACAAGTGTGCCTACTGCGATCGGGCGTACGCCCAGAGTAACGACCTGGTCAAGCACAGCAAAACGCACGTCGGAGAAAATCCGTACGCGTGCGATCGGTGCGACGCGGCCTTCCGGCTGATGACCGAGCTGAGGAACCACTACAAGGTGCACTTCCAGCCGGGCGATCCGAGTTCTGTTGTGGGGGACAAAAAGGTTGCCGAACCGGTGCAGTTTACCAGCGTGGCAACGCTCAACAGGCGCTTTGAGAAGGAGAAACAGCGCGGCAAGCAGGAAATGTGTTGA
- the LOC6036744 gene encoding superoxide dismutase [Mn], mitochondrial: MLAIRGALLGTARNVPAVLAWRNKHTLPDLPYDFGALEPVICREIMEVHHQKHHNAYVTNLNAAEEQLKDAVAKNDVSKVIQLGGAIKFNGGGHINHSIFWKNLSPDRSDPSAELKKALERDLHGFENFKKEMKAAAVAVQGSGWAWLGYNKKTKSLQVAACPNQDPLEATTGLVPLFGIDVWEHAYYLQYKNLRPNYVDAIWDVVNWKDVSERFAKAQ; the protein is encoded by the exons ATGTTGGCCATCCGCGGTGCTCTCTTGGGAACGGCCAG AAATGTTCCGGCGGTGCTGGCCTGGCGCAACAAGCACACTCTGCCGGACTTGCCGTACGACTTCGGCGCTCTGGAGCCGGTCATCTGCCGCGAGATCATGGAG GTTCATCACCAGAAGCACCACAACGCCTACGTCACCAACCTGAACGCCGCCGAGGAACAGCTGAAGGATGCCGTCGCGAAGAACGACGTCTCGAAGGTCATCCAGCTGGGCGGTGCCATCAAGTTCAACGGCGGGGGCCACATCAACCACTCGATCTTCTGGAAGAACCTCTCGCCGGACCGGTCGGATCCGTCGGCCGAGCTGAAGAAGGCCCTGGAGCGGGACTTGCACGGCTTCGAGAACTTCAAGAAGGAGATGAAGGCCGCCGCCGTGGCCGTCCAGGGCTCGGGCTGGGCCTGGTTGGGCTACAACAAGAAGACGAAATCTCTGCAGGTTGCGGCCTGCCCGAACCAGGACCCGCTGGAGGCCACCACGG GTCTGGTCCCGCTGTTTGGAATTGACGTGTGGGAGCACGCGTACTATCTGCAGTACAAGAACCTGCGCCCCAACTACGTCGATGCCATCTGGGATGTGGTCAACTGGAAAGATGTGTCCGAGCGGTTCGCGAAGGCGCAGTAA
- the LOC6036745 gene encoding interleukin enhancer-binding factor 3: MYLTSTQHKKMYSGGGGNRNTSYQQQQYNSNQRNNQTPAVGSDYGYGGGMNHNFTQGSDSSSFGMSSMLSGADSGASGNVPFYMLQSSSYSSSGGGGNSNYNYNYNTNSNYNSNSSYSGGGNYSQSQYSAAYQTQGYQNSSDDSGNNRRKQGGWVKKDSLKRATPYSGAKGTNMLQKMGWNPGQSLGRRQNGQLEPHMPDIKTNRRGFDVSSQKVFVPTGQGVKKKAQIGPQPVKSINLVTEGKNPISILEEYSTKRKLQPPRYETVVDEGPVHDKTFVFKVIVDGVDYPADKGGKKKKEAKAEAARQCLVKLGVLAKPTEV; the protein is encoded by the exons ATGTATCTG acATCGACCCAGcacaagaaaatgtattccgGCGGAGGAGGAAACCGAAACACAAgctaccagcagcagcagtataaTAGTAACCAGCGCAACAACCAAACCCCCGCGGTCGGTTCCGACTATGGCTATGGTGGCGGAATGAACCATAACTTCACCCAGGGTAGCGATTCCAGCTCGTTTGGCATGAGCTCGATGCTGTCCGGGGCCGATTCCGGGGCCTCGGGAAATGTACCGTTCTACATGCTGCAAAGCTCCAGCTATAGTAGTTCCGGCGGTGGTGGCAATTCAAACTATAATTACAATTATAACACTAACTCTAACTACAACTCGAACTCCAGCTATTCTGGCGGTGGAAATTACTCCCAGTCGCAGTATTCGGCCGCCTACCAGACCCAGGGCTATCAGAACAGCTCGGATGACAGCGGCAACAACCGCCGGAAGCAGGGAGGTTGGGTCAAGAAGGACTCCCTGAAGCGGGCCACCCCGTACAGCGGTGCCAAGGGAACGAACATGCTGCAAAAGATGGGCTGGAACCCGGGCCAGAGTCTGGGCAGGCGCCAAAACGGTCAGCTCGAGCCGCACATGCCCGACATCAAGACGAACCGGCGCGGCTTCGACGTTTCCTCCCAGAAGGTATTCGTTCCAACCGGGCAAGGCGTCAAAAAGAAGGCCCAGATTGGACCGCAGCCGGTCAAGTCCATCAACCTTGTCACCGAGGGTAAAAATCCAATCAGCATCCTAGAGGAGTACAGTACCAAGCGCAAGTTGCAGCCTCCGCGCTACGAAACCGTCGTTGATGAGGGACCGGTCCACGACAAGACGTTCGTGTTCAAGGTGATCGTCGACGGGGTGGACTATCCGGCGGACAAGGGAGGCAAGAAGAAAAAGGAAGCCAAGGCTGAAGCCGCCCGCCAGTGCTTGGTCAAGCTGGGTGTGCTGGCGAAGCCGACGGAGGTCTAG